In Granulicella mallensis MP5ACTX8, the sequence TAGGGGAATTGGCGCTCCTTGCCGATAATGGACGCGTAGGTTTCTAACTAGTCCTAAAGAGGTTGTAATGGCGCCCAAGACAAAGACCAAGCGGCTGTACCTGATTCCTGTACTCACCAAGGCTCTCGATATCCTTGAGCTTCTGCAGAATGAAAACCAGCCGATGGTGCTGGAGACGATCCACAAGCGCACCAAGATCTCAAAGACGACGGTCTATCGAATTCTGAAGACCCTGGTGCATCGGGGCTACGTTGGGCAGACGGCGGACCGGCACTACCGGCACATCGCACGGCCCAAGAAGCTGCGCTTCGGCTTCGGCAGCCAGAGTGCGGAGATGCCATTCTCCGAAGCTGTGACCGTTAGCCTGAAGGAAGCGGCAGCGGCGGTCGGCGTCGATTTGCTGGTGCTGGATAACCGCTATAACGCAGAGACAGCTATTGAGAATGCGGAGACGTTTATCCGCGAGCGCGTCGACGTCATCATCGAGTTCCAGGTGGACGAGCACGCAGCGCCGATTATTGCCGACAAGATCGCCGAGGCGAAGATCCCCCTGATTGCAGTGGATATTCCGCATCCTCATGCGACGTACCTGGGCATCGACAACTACCGTGCGGGTCGCGAGGCAGGCGGGGTGCTGGCGGAGTTTGCGCAGCAGCGCTGGGACGGCGAGATCGACTGGATGGTGGGGCTCGATCTTGCGGAGGCCGGGCAACTGGTGCAGAGCCGCATCACCGGGGCGTTTGAGGGCGTGAAGACGCGGCTGCCCAATCTGCCCGTCGAATGCTTCGTGCGGATCGACGGCAGGGGAATGCGCGACATCAGCTACAAGGTGGTCCTCGACTTTTTGAAGCGCCACCCGAAGGACAAGCACATCCTGATTGCGGCGGCGAACGATACGAGCGCGATGGGCGCTATCGCGGCCATTCGCGATCTGGACCGTGAGAAGCACGTGGCCATTGTGGGACAGGATTGCCTGGAGGAGATGTTGATCGAGATGCAACGGCCGGGAAGCCCGGCGATTGCTTCGATCTCTCACGAGGTGGGGCTCTATGGTCCAAGGCTGATTGACCTTGGCTTGGCTCTGCTGCGCGGAGAGACAGTGGCTCCATACAACTATGTGGAGCATCGGGCTATTACGGCGGACCGTGCGGGTCGTGTGCTGGAAGCGGATGCTGGCCTTACCGTGGCGGCCGCGGCTTCGCAGGCGGGCGGCGAGAATAAATCCGCGCCGAAGCGCAGCCCGAAGTTGAAGCAGGGCGCGGCGCGGAAGACGTCGTAGCCTGGCAGTCTTTCACCAGAGCCCATATGGCTGCCTTTGTTTTTCTTTCTGTCATTCCCGCAGGGAATCTGCTGGCTAGAGTGGCACGATCTTGAGCGGGAGGACTCCGGTCCTCCCGCTACGAGTTTCTGAACTGTGGTTTAGCTTCTACGGAAGTCATTCAGGGCTGGTCTGGGGCAGCTTGTCTCGCCATGGCTAAAGAAGGCAATTCAGTCGCTCCGGCTACGCCTTCACTCCGGCCTTCGGCAGAAAGGAAGGAACCTTTGGGCGATGCCTTGGTGGCCTGGCTGAAGCCAGGCCCGTCCGGTTTGTGCCTCAACAAACTGTTTGTACCTTTCACCCCACAAAACAGTTTGATAGCAGATCCTGGCATGCTCCTTCGTGGATAGAGTCTTGCCTCTCCGAAACAGAAGCAGATTCCCTGCGGGAATGACAAAAAGAAAGGCAAGAGCGAGTTGGATAAATACCCCTATAGAAATAGTTGTTCTATTGATAGTTGGTGTGTAATCATCATTACGCCGCGAAACAGGCGCGAGACCCACCACAGGAACCGATATCAGAATGACAACCTCGAACAAACTCCACTTCCTCGAAGACCGCTGGGATGAAGCCGTAGCTTCCAAGCTCGACGCTCCAGAGTTGTTGCGCTACCGCTCGAATCTGCTGGGCTCCGACCTGCGACTGACGAACTTCGGTGGGGGCAACACGAGCTCGAAGATCGAAGAGATCGATCCGCTCGACGGGCAGAAGAAGACGGTGCTCTGGGTCAAGGGTTCCGGCGGCGATCTGGGCAGCATCAAGCGCTCCGGCTTTGCGACGCTGTACCTCGACAAGGTGCTGTCTCTGGCCAAGAGCTACAAGGGTGTTGAGTTCGAAGACGAGATCGTCTCGATGTATCCGCTCTGCACGTTCAATAACAATCCGACGGCGGCTTCGATCGACACGCCGCTGCATGGTTTTCTGCCCGCGCCGCATGTGGATCATCTGCACCCCGATTGGGCGATTGCCCTGGCTGCCTCGGCCAACGGCAAGGAGAAGATGGAAGAGTTCAACCAGCGCTTCGGCCACAAGATGGTCTGGGTGCCGTGGCAGCGTCCGGGCTTTGAGCTGGCGATGATGCTGCAGAAGGCCGTGGCGGCTACACCCGGCTGCGACGGTGTCGTACTCGGCGGACATGGTCTGTTTACGTGGGGACAGACGCAGCGCGAGAGCTATCTGAACACCATCACGATCATCGATCAGCTCGGACAGTTCATCCAGGAACACGCAGCGAAGAAGGGACCGAGCTTCAGCGGTGCGAGGTACTCGTCGCATGAAGAGCGGAAGAGTCTTGCGGTGCAGTTGATGCCTGCGATTCGCGGCCGCGTTTCGGCGAAGCAGCGGGTCATCGGCAGCTTTACGGATGCGCCGGATGTGCTCGCATTCGTGAACTCGAACTCGGCGAAGCAGCTGGCGCATCTCGGCACGAGCTGCCCGGACCACTTCATCCGCACGAAGATTCGCCCGCTGTTTATCGACTGGAATCCGACGGGGAGCATTACCGATCTCGAGGCCAAGCTGGATGAGGCTCTTGAGACCTATCGCGCCGAATATGCGGAGTACTACAAGGCCCACGCGGCGCCGGAGTCTCCGGCCATGCGCGATGCCAGTCCGACGGTGGTACTTGTGCCGGGCGTCGGTATGTTCAGCTTCGGCAAGAACAAGGCGGAGTCGCGCATTACGGGTGAGTTCTATATCAATGCCATCCACGTGATGGAAGGCGCGGGCAGTATGGACGAGGGCAAGTTGCCTGCAGAGTTGCCGCAGGCTGGTTGCGCGCCGACGTCGGCGTTCAGCGTGCATGAGAACTACGTAGCGCTTCCGCCGAGCGAGGCCTTCCGTATCGAGTACTGGGCGCTGGAAGAGGCGAAGATTCGCCGCCAGCCTCCCGAGAAGGAACTGAGCCGCCGCGTGGTCCTGGTGGTCGGCGGCGCTAGCGGCATCGGACGTGAGACCGTTCTGCTGGCCGCGGAACGCGGTGCGCACATCGTCGTTGCGGATCTTTCGCTTGAGGCTGCGCAGAAGGTTGCGGACGAAGCCAAGGCGATCGGCGGCAAGGAGTGCGCGGTGGCTGCGGCGATCGACATTCGTAAGCGCGATGCGATCAAGAGCGCCCTGGACGCGACGATCGCGGCCTTTGGCGGCATCGATATTCTAGTCAATACCGCTGCCATCTTCCCGACCTCGCCCGACGGTATTATCACGGACGCGCAGTGGGGTGTGACGCTGGAGATCAACGTTACTGCTAACTACCTGCTCACCGATGAAGCGCAGAAGGTCTTCAAGGCACAGGGAATTCCGGGCAGCGTAGTGCTGACCAGCTCAGCCAATGCGGTTGTGGCCAAGCGCGGCTCCGAAGCCTACGACGTGAGCAAGGCGGCGTTGAGCCACCTGGTGCGCGAGCTGGCGATTACGTACTCGCCGCTGCTGCGCGTGAACGGCATCAGTCCGGCTACGGTGGTTAAGGGATCGACGATGTTCCCGCGCGACCGCGTGAAGGCCTCGCTCACGAAGTATGGAATTCCGTTCGATGAGAGCGGAAGCGATGACGAGATCCGCAACCTGCTGGCGGCGTTCTATGCCAAGCGCACGCTGACGCATGTGCCCATCGATCCGAAGGACTGCGCAGAGGCGATCCTGTTTGTCGGCGGCCCCAAGGCGCCGGTGACGACGGGCCACCTGATTCCGGTGGACGGCGGCCTGACCGAGGCGTACCTGCGATGAGTGTGGACGGTACAGCGGCAACTCTTCCTCTTCCGGTTCCAAATGACCGACGGGCTCTGGTTGCTATCGATCTGGGAGCAGAGAGTTGCCGCGTATCGTTGCTGCGCTGGCTGGAACAGGGTCCCCGGATTCAGCTTGTCCATCGCTTTGCGAACCACGCTGTCGAACGCGCGGATGGTCTGCGGTGGGATCTCGGGATGATCCTCGAGGGGCTCTATGTTGGCCTGCGTCAATGTGCGGAGATCGCGACTGAAGGGGTACGGTCGATTGCTGTTGACGGTTGGGCCGTGGACTATGTGCGGCTCGACGATCAGGGCACGGCCATCGCCGATCCCTTTTGTTATCGCGATGAGCGTACGGTTGCGGCTGAGCCGGTATTGCACGAACGTCTCTCCGCTGAGCGGATGCGCGAGATTACGGGTCTCCAGCTTCTACGCATTAATAGCGTCTACCAGATGTTTGCCGACGATGTGGAGAAGAAGAAACACAGCTGGCTCAACCTGCCGGAGTATGTTCTGCATCGGCTTGGCGGCCGCGCGGTCTCGGAGCTTACCAATGCGACGCATACGCAGATGGTGGGCCTCGATGGCGAGTGGTCGAGTGAGATCTTCGCTGTGCTTGGGCAGTCGATAGCGGATGCGCCTCCGATTGTTCCTCCGGGAACCGACATTGGAAGAGTGCAGGGCGAGTTAGCGATGCTGCCAGCGTTTGAGAATACGCGTCTGATCGCTCCGGCGTGTCACGATACGGCTTCGGCGATTGCGGCGATTCCCGATCCGGGTGATGACTGGGCCTACATTAGTTCGGGTACGTGGTCGCTGGTGGGAACGCAGTTAGAGGCTCCGGTGAATTCGGCTACCGCGCGGGAAGAGAACTTCACCAACCTGGGCGGCGTCGATGGGACGATCTGCTTCCATAAAAACGTGAACGGCATGTGGCTTCTGCGCCAGTGCATCGAGAGCTGGAGCACAAAGGGCACGACGCTCGATCTGCCGGCATTGGTGGAGGCTTCGATGACGTTTGGCCCTCGTGAGTATGTGCTAAATGTGGATGACCCTGACCTGATGCTGCAAGGCCATATGCCGGAGCGCATCAACGCGCAGCTTCGCCGGCGCGGGTTGGCGGAGTTGAGCACCGAGGCAAAGGACGCGGCGGAGATGGCTTCGTTCCTCTTCTACAGTTTGGCGGCGCGCTACGCGCATGTGCTGCACAGCGTCGCGGAGATTACGGGCAAGCGCTTTCGGCGGCTCTACCTCATGGGCGGCGGAAGCCAGAATGAGTTCCTGAATCGCCTGACGGCTGAGGCTACGGGACTCGAAGTGTTGCGGGCGGGTACGGAGTGCTCGACCCTGGGCAACTTTGCTGTCCAGCTTGCAACCCTGGAGAAGACGGGCGAGACGGTGTCGCGACCGGCGTGCGTCTGGGCGGCTAGCCTCGCAAACGCGCAGCAGAGCTAGAACACACTTGAAACGGTTCCATCGATAGCGTGCCTTACGGATGAATCGCCCCTAAATTGTCATCTCGACTGGAGCATGATGGTTTTGTCGTCATGCGGAGTGGAGAGACCTGCAGGTTGTTCGCACAGGCGATGGTGCTGGTACAAGCAAACTGCAGGTCTCTCCACTGCGGCGGCAGAAAACGCCGCCTCCGGTCGAGATGACAATTTAGGGGGAGGGTCGAAAACGACCACCTCGCACTAACCGCCAAGAACAGGCAGCAGCAAAAACTGCGCTATGCTGAATCCACACGAATCATCCAGTTGGTTAATCCGGCCCAGTCCGCTGGGTCCTTAACCGAACTTCTATCTGCGAGGTTGAACGATGGATTCTTCCACGGTCGCGACGATCAGCGACGGCCCGGAGACAGCGACCTCGCCCTCGTATGGGTTGCGGCAACAGGTGCTGTCGCCGCTCGAAACCCTGGCGCAGTCCATCTCTCTGAT encodes:
- a CDS encoding substrate-binding domain-containing protein, translated to MAPKTKTKRLYLIPVLTKALDILELLQNENQPMVLETIHKRTKISKTTVYRILKTLVHRGYVGQTADRHYRHIARPKKLRFGFGSQSAEMPFSEAVTVSLKEAAAAVGVDLLVLDNRYNAETAIENAETFIRERVDVIIEFQVDEHAAPIIADKIAEAKIPLIAVDIPHPHATYLGIDNYRAGREAGGVLAEFAQQRWDGEIDWMVGLDLAEAGQLVQSRITGAFEGVKTRLPNLPVECFVRIDGRGMRDISYKVVLDFLKRHPKDKHILIAAANDTSAMGAIAAIRDLDREKHVAIVGQDCLEEMLIEMQRPGSPAIASISHEVGLYGPRLIDLGLALLRGETVAPYNYVEHRAITADRAGRVLEADAGLTVAAAASQAGGENKSAPKRSPKLKQGAARKTS
- a CDS encoding bifunctional rhamnulose-1-phosphate aldolase/short-chain dehydrogenase → MTTSNKLHFLEDRWDEAVASKLDAPELLRYRSNLLGSDLRLTNFGGGNTSSKIEEIDPLDGQKKTVLWVKGSGGDLGSIKRSGFATLYLDKVLSLAKSYKGVEFEDEIVSMYPLCTFNNNPTAASIDTPLHGFLPAPHVDHLHPDWAIALAASANGKEKMEEFNQRFGHKMVWVPWQRPGFELAMMLQKAVAATPGCDGVVLGGHGLFTWGQTQRESYLNTITIIDQLGQFIQEHAAKKGPSFSGARYSSHEERKSLAVQLMPAIRGRVSAKQRVIGSFTDAPDVLAFVNSNSAKQLAHLGTSCPDHFIRTKIRPLFIDWNPTGSITDLEAKLDEALETYRAEYAEYYKAHAAPESPAMRDASPTVVLVPGVGMFSFGKNKAESRITGEFYINAIHVMEGAGSMDEGKLPAELPQAGCAPTSAFSVHENYVALPPSEAFRIEYWALEEAKIRRQPPEKELSRRVVLVVGGASGIGRETVLLAAERGAHIVVADLSLEAAQKVADEAKAIGGKECAVAAAIDIRKRDAIKSALDATIAAFGGIDILVNTAAIFPTSPDGIITDAQWGVTLEINVTANYLLTDEAQKVFKAQGIPGSVVLTSSANAVVAKRGSEAYDVSKAALSHLVRELAITYSPLLRVNGISPATVVKGSTMFPRDRVKASLTKYGIPFDESGSDDEIRNLLAAFYAKRTLTHVPIDPKDCAEAILFVGGPKAPVTTGHLIPVDGGLTEAYLR
- a CDS encoding rhamnulokinase codes for the protein MSVDGTAATLPLPVPNDRRALVAIDLGAESCRVSLLRWLEQGPRIQLVHRFANHAVERADGLRWDLGMILEGLYVGLRQCAEIATEGVRSIAVDGWAVDYVRLDDQGTAIADPFCYRDERTVAAEPVLHERLSAERMREITGLQLLRINSVYQMFADDVEKKKHSWLNLPEYVLHRLGGRAVSELTNATHTQMVGLDGEWSSEIFAVLGQSIADAPPIVPPGTDIGRVQGELAMLPAFENTRLIAPACHDTASAIAAIPDPGDDWAYISSGTWSLVGTQLEAPVNSATAREENFTNLGGVDGTICFHKNVNGMWLLRQCIESWSTKGTTLDLPALVEASMTFGPREYVLNVDDPDLMLQGHMPERINAQLRRRGLAELSTEAKDAAEMASFLFYSLAARYAHVLHSVAEITGKRFRRLYLMGGGSQNEFLNRLTAEATGLEVLRAGTECSTLGNFAVQLATLEKTGETVSRPACVWAASLANAQQS